In Prosthecomicrobium sp. N25, one DNA window encodes the following:
- the hrpB gene encoding ATP-dependent helicase HrpB: MTNSAAGAPPLPIEAALPELAAALERSANAVLVAPPGAGKTTRVPLALLDSSWRGDGRIVVLEPRRIAARAAAARMAATLGEDIGRTVGFRVRMEARVSAATRVEVVTEGVFTRMILDDPELSGVAAVLFDEFHERSLEGDLGLALALDVQAALRPDLRLLVMSATLDGARVGAVLGDAPVVVSEGRAYPVDTRYLGRAAGARIEAEVASAVRRALAEEDGSILAFLPGQAEIRRVADELAGRVGADVDLAPLYGALTPREQDAAIRPAAPGRRKVVIATAIAETSLTIEGVRIVVDSGLARVPRYEPATGLTRLETVRVSRASADQRRGRAGRTGPGVCYRLWDEPQTAALRHYERPEILEADLSSLVLDLALWGATDPSGLRFLDTPPAAAWDEAVVLLKAMDALDAEGRITARGRILQRLPLPPRLAAMVADAAAGGGARLAGEIAAVLTERGLGGTSTDLEERIRRFRAERGPRADAARRLAAGWARAAGPPSGPARYADDPAEAGRILALGYPDRVAEARGQPGAYRLANGRGGALEAHDPLARSRYLAVAELQGSAGSARILLAAPLTREDIEADFASHIEEEVLIRFDEATDSVRARKVRRYGPVVLAEAPAEAPDPAAVAAALLDGVRGRGLACLPWSKAAHQLRMRVGFARRAEPDAWPDLSDDALLASLPDWLGPAVAGRRSIGEIRPEDLSAGLDGLLDWNARRALDRLAPTHFVAPTGNAVPIDYEAENGPVLSIRVQELFGLDVHPAIAAGKVPLLVELLSPAHRPIQLTRDLPGFWRGSWKDVKADMKGRYPKHVWPDDPLAAAPTARAKPRGT, translated from the coding sequence TTGACCAACTCCGCTGCCGGCGCGCCCCCGCTGCCCATCGAGGCTGCGCTCCCGGAGCTCGCCGCCGCCCTGGAGCGCTCGGCGAACGCGGTGCTGGTGGCGCCGCCGGGTGCCGGCAAGACGACCCGCGTGCCGCTGGCCCTGCTCGACTCCTCATGGCGCGGCGACGGGCGCATCGTGGTCCTGGAGCCTCGCCGCATCGCCGCCCGCGCCGCGGCCGCGCGCATGGCCGCGACCCTCGGCGAGGACATCGGCCGCACCGTCGGCTTCCGGGTCCGCATGGAGGCCCGCGTCTCGGCCGCGACCCGCGTCGAGGTGGTCACCGAGGGCGTCTTCACCCGCATGATCCTGGACGACCCGGAGCTCTCCGGCGTCGCCGCCGTCCTGTTCGACGAGTTCCACGAGCGCAGCCTCGAGGGCGACCTCGGCCTCGCCCTGGCGCTCGATGTCCAGGCGGCGCTGCGGCCCGACCTGCGCCTCCTGGTCATGTCCGCCACCCTCGACGGCGCCCGCGTCGGCGCGGTCCTGGGCGACGCCCCGGTGGTGGTCAGCGAGGGCCGCGCCTATCCGGTCGACACGCGCTATCTGGGCCGCGCCGCCGGGGCCCGCATCGAGGCGGAGGTGGCGTCCGCCGTTCGCCGCGCGCTCGCCGAGGAGGACGGCTCCATCCTGGCCTTCCTGCCCGGCCAGGCCGAGATCCGCCGCGTGGCGGACGAACTCGCCGGCCGCGTCGGCGCGGATGTCGACCTCGCCCCCCTGTACGGCGCGCTGACGCCCCGCGAGCAGGACGCCGCCATCCGGCCGGCCGCCCCCGGGCGCCGCAAGGTGGTGATCGCGACCGCGATCGCCGAGACCTCGCTGACCATCGAGGGCGTCCGCATCGTGGTCGATTCCGGCCTCGCGCGCGTGCCCCGCTACGAGCCCGCGACGGGGCTGACGCGGCTGGAGACCGTGCGGGTGAGCCGCGCCTCCGCCGACCAGCGGCGCGGCCGTGCCGGCCGGACCGGCCCGGGGGTCTGCTACCGCCTTTGGGACGAACCCCAGACGGCGGCCCTGCGCCACTACGAGCGGCCCGAGATCCTGGAGGCCGACCTCTCCTCGCTGGTGCTCGACCTGGCGCTCTGGGGCGCGACCGACCCGTCCGGCCTGCGCTTCCTCGACACGCCGCCCGCCGCCGCGTGGGACGAGGCCGTGGTGCTTCTGAAGGCCATGGACGCGCTCGACGCGGAGGGTCGCATCACGGCCCGCGGCCGAATCCTGCAGCGGCTGCCGCTGCCGCCCCGCCTCGCCGCCATGGTGGCCGACGCGGCGGCGGGCGGCGGCGCCCGCCTCGCCGGCGAGATCGCGGCGGTGCTGACGGAGCGCGGACTCGGCGGGACATCCACCGACCTGGAGGAGCGCATCCGCCGTTTCCGCGCCGAACGGGGGCCGCGCGCCGACGCCGCCCGCCGCCTCGCCGCCGGATGGGCGCGCGCCGCGGGTCCGCCGTCGGGTCCGGCCCGCTATGCGGACGATCCCGCCGAGGCAGGCCGGATCCTCGCCCTCGGCTATCCCGACCGGGTCGCCGAGGCGCGCGGCCAGCCCGGCGCCTACCGCCTCGCCAACGGGCGAGGCGGCGCGCTGGAGGCGCACGATCCGCTGGCGCGCTCCCGCTATCTCGCCGTCGCGGAGCTCCAGGGCAGCGCCGGTAGCGCCCGCATCCTGCTTGCCGCCCCGCTCACCCGCGAGGACATCGAGGCCGACTTCGCCTCGCACATCGAGGAGGAGGTGCTGATCCGCTTCGACGAGGCGACCGACTCGGTCCGCGCCCGCAAGGTCCGCCGCTACGGCCCGGTCGTCCTCGCCGAGGCCCCCGCCGAGGCGCCGGACCCGGCCGCGGTGGCGGCTGCGCTGCTCGACGGCGTGCGCGGGCGCGGCCTCGCCTGTCTGCCCTGGTCGAAGGCCGCGCACCAGCTCCGCATGCGCGTCGGCTTCGCCCGCCGGGCCGAACCGGACGCCTGGCCCGACCTGTCGGACGATGCGCTCCTCGCAAGCCTCCCCGATTGGCTCGGCCCCGCCGTCGCGGGCCGCCGCTCGATCGGCGAGATCCGGCCCGAGGACCTCTCCGCCGGCCTCGACGGCCTCCTCGACTGGAATGCCCGGCGCGCGCTGGACCGCCTCGCCCCGACCCATTTCGTCGCCCCGACCGGCAACGCCGTGCCGATCGACTACGAGGCCGAGAATGGGCCGGTCCTGTCGATCCGCGTGCAGGAGCTGTTCGGGCTCGACGTCCACCCGGCCATCGCGGCCGGCAAGGTGCCGCTGCTCGTGGAACTGCTGTCGCCCGCCCACCGTCCGATCCAGCTCACCCGCGACCTGCCCGGCTTCTGGCGCGGCTCGTGGAAGGACGTGAAGGCCGACATGAAGGGCCGTTACCCGAAGCACGTCTGGCCGGACGACCCGCTCGCCGCCGCCCCGACCGCCCGCGCCAAGCCACGCGGCACCTGA
- a CDS encoding GntR family transcriptional regulator yields the protein MSAIDGDAAAKAQSQDRGQQIRQGIVTAILEHRLHPGTKLGEDEIGAIYGASRTIVRSALQALAHEGIVVIEKNRGAFVARPTPAEAREVFEARRLIEPAVAMRAAERFTGDWSRLLALHLAEERKALAEGDDRAAIRLSGEFHGLVARLAQHGIYADILAELITRSSLIILLYRSRRAHFCGTDHHEAIAAAIAERDGPAAARLMVEHLDEIEQGLDLVEPERPDTRLADILGG from the coding sequence ATGAGCGCAATCGACGGGGATGCAGCCGCGAAAGCCCAGTCCCAGGACCGGGGGCAGCAGATCCGCCAGGGGATCGTGACCGCCATCCTGGAGCACCGCCTGCACCCCGGCACGAAGCTCGGGGAGGACGAGATCGGGGCCATTTACGGGGCCAGCCGCACCATCGTCCGCTCCGCCCTGCAGGCGCTCGCCCACGAGGGCATCGTGGTCATCGAGAAGAACCGGGGCGCCTTCGTGGCCCGCCCGACGCCCGCGGAGGCCCGCGAGGTGTTCGAGGCGCGCCGGCTGATCGAGCCGGCGGTGGCGATGCGGGCCGCCGAGCGCTTCACCGGGGACTGGTCCCGCCTCCTCGCCCTGCACCTCGCGGAGGAGCGCAAGGCGCTGGCCGAGGGCGACGACCGGGCGGCGATCCGTCTTTCCGGCGAATTCCACGGGCTCGTGGCGCGCCTCGCCCAGCACGGCATCTATGCCGACATCCTGGCCGAGCTGATCACGCGGTCGTCGCTGATCATCCTCCTGTACCGCAGCCGGCGTGCCCATTTCTGCGGCACGGACCATCACGAGGCGATCGCGGCCGCCATCGCCGAGCGCGACGGGCCGGCGGCGGCGCGGCTGATGGTGGAGCATCTGGACGAGATCGAGCAGGGCCTGGACCTCGTCGAGCCGGAGCGGCCGGACACGCGGCTCGCCGACATCCTCGGCGGCTGA
- a CDS encoding ABC transporter ATP-binding protein codes for MSHPAALELVRVTKRYGATVAVDAIDLKIPAGTYCCLLGPSGCGKTSTLRMIAGHEAASEGDIILGPANVTDLEPAKRGTAMMFQSYALFPHLSVLDNVAFALKMRGVDRKTRHARAMELLDLVAMASFAERLPAQLSGGQQQRVALARALITEPQILLLDEPLSALDPFLRIRMRAELKKLQRELGISFIHVTHGQEEAMALADLVVLMNHGRIEQQGSPRDIFNRPRTEFVARFIGGHNVVAVNGAKFAVRVDRLRLARADRPVLGPAVAGVVTEVEYQGTYVQVTVGTEGGGELTAQIAESDFDADPRQVGAPVVATWEPALAHPIA; via the coding sequence ATGAGCCACCCGGCGGCCCTGGAACTGGTGCGCGTGACAAAGCGCTACGGCGCGACCGTGGCGGTCGACGCCATCGACCTGAAGATCCCGGCTGGCACCTATTGCTGCCTCCTGGGCCCCTCGGGCTGCGGCAAGACGTCGACGCTCCGCATGATCGCCGGCCACGAGGCCGCGAGTGAGGGCGACATCATCCTCGGCCCCGCCAATGTGACGGACCTCGAGCCCGCCAAGCGCGGCACGGCCATGATGTTCCAATCCTACGCGCTGTTCCCGCACTTGTCCGTGCTCGACAACGTGGCCTTCGCGCTAAAGATGCGCGGCGTCGACCGGAAGACCCGTCATGCCCGCGCGATGGAACTGCTCGACCTCGTCGCCATGGCGTCCTTCGCGGAGCGCCTGCCCGCCCAACTCTCCGGCGGCCAGCAGCAGCGCGTCGCCCTCGCCCGCGCCCTGATCACCGAGCCGCAGATCCTGCTCCTCGACGAGCCGCTCTCCGCCCTCGACCCGTTCCTGCGGATCCGGATGCGGGCCGAACTGAAGAAGCTGCAGCGCGAGCTCGGCATCTCCTTCATCCACGTGACCCACGGCCAGGAGGAGGCGATGGCGCTCGCCGACCTGGTCGTGCTGATGAACCACGGCCGCATCGAGCAGCAGGGCAGCCCGCGCGACATCTTCAACCGCCCGCGCACCGAGTTCGTCGCCCGCTTCATCGGCGGCCACAACGTGGTGGCGGTCAATGGGGCGAAGTTCGCCGTCAGGGTCGACCGCCTGCGGCTCGCGCGCGCCGACCGGCCCGTGCTCGGACCCGCCGTGGCGGGCGTGGTCACGGAGGTCGAATACCAGGGCACCTACGTGCAGGTGACCGTGGGAACCGAGGGCGGCGGCGAGCTGACCGCCCAGATCGCGGAATCCGACTTCGACGCCGATCCTCGACAGGTGGGGGCGCCGGTCGTCGCCACCTGGGAGCCGGCGCTCGCGCATCCGATCGCGTGA